One genomic window of Desulfonauticus submarinus includes the following:
- a CDS encoding arsenate reductase ArsC — protein MRPKLKVLFLCTGNSCRSQMAEGFARHLLNKCIEPYSAGVLKHVVDPFAIKVMQEEGIDISNHFSKTIDELKNKKFDYIITLCDHAKETCPYFPGKTIHYSFPDPPSLSAQTQNIEEALTIYRDVRDRIKLFVLSLPNILLKAES, from the coding sequence ATGCGACCTAAATTAAAAGTATTGTTTCTTTGTACAGGAAATTCATGTAGAAGTCAGATGGCAGAAGGATTTGCAAGACATTTACTAAATAAATGTATAGAACCATATTCAGCAGGAGTTCTAAAACATGTTGTAGATCCTTTTGCTATAAAAGTAATGCAAGAAGAAGGAATTGATATATCAAATCACTTTTCAAAAACTATTGATGAATTAAAAAATAAAAAATTCGACTATATTATAACGCTCTGTGATCATGCAAAAGAAACTTGTCCTTATTTTCCTGGCAAAACTATACACTATAGTTTCCCCGACCCTCCTAGTCTTAGTGCACAAACTCAAAATATAGAAGAAGCTCTAACTATTTACAGAGATGTAAGAGATAGAATAAAGCTCTTTGTGCTTTCTCTCCCAAATATTTTATTAAAAGCAGAATCCTAA
- a CDS encoding class II glutamine amidotransferase, whose translation MREKDISGCGLFGVINRKKNLISGSIPVEAIAVQHDRGNGLGGGFAAYGIYPEMEDKYALHLMCDDKDALSCAEELIRRYFDIHLSEPIPTKRTLNIVESPVLWRVFVSVKEDRPAWITLNEDDYVVAVVMQVNKQIKGAYIFSSGRNMGAFKGVGFPEDIGEFYRLDEYKGYIWTAHNRFPTNTPGWWGGAHPFTILDWSIVHNGEISSYGINKRYLAEHKYECTLMTDTEVVAYLLDLFIRKHGLSKKMACRIFAPPFWDEIDRMEEEEQRAYTALRMVYGSGLLNGPFAILFANHEGLVGLNDRIKLRPLIVAEKGDEVFMASEDCSIRSVCPNPDKLWAPKAGEPVIVELEN comes from the coding sequence ATGAGAGAAAAAGATATTTCAGGTTGTGGTCTTTTTGGAGTGATAAATCGTAAGAAAAATTTGATTTCAGGGAGTATACCTGTTGAAGCCATTGCTGTTCAACATGATAGAGGAAATGGACTTGGAGGTGGATTTGCTGCATATGGTATTTACCCTGAGATGGAAGATAAATATGCTCTACACTTAATGTGTGATGATAAGGACGCTTTAAGTTGTGCAGAAGAATTAATTAGAAGATACTTTGATATTCATCTTTCAGAACCTATACCTACTAAAAGAACATTAAATATAGTAGAATCTCCCGTACTTTGGCGTGTTTTTGTTAGTGTAAAAGAGGATAGGCCTGCATGGATTACTTTAAATGAAGATGATTATGTGGTGGCTGTGGTAATGCAGGTTAATAAGCAAATTAAAGGGGCTTATATTTTTTCTAGTGGCAGAAATATGGGAGCCTTTAAAGGAGTTGGGTTCCCAGAAGATATAGGTGAGTTTTATAGATTAGATGAATATAAGGGGTATATCTGGACAGCCCACAATAGATTTCCAACCAATACTCCTGGTTGGTGGGGTGGAGCCCATCCTTTTACTATTTTAGATTGGTCTATAGTTCATAACGGAGAAATATCTTCTTATGGCATAAATAAAAGGTATTTAGCTGAACATAAATATGAATGTACTTTAATGACTGATACAGAAGTAGTAGCTTATCTTTTAGATTTATTTATTCGAAAACATGGTCTTAGTAAAAAAATGGCTTGTAGAATTTTTGCCCCACCTTTTTGGGATGAAATAGATAGAATGGAAGAAGAAGAGCAAAGAGCATATACAGCTCTTAGAATGGTTTATGGTTCTGGACTATTAAATGGTCCTTTTGCAATTTTATTTGCCAATCATGAAGGTTTGGTTGGCTTAAATGACAGAATAAAACTTCGTCCTTTAATTGTGGCAGAAAAAGGAGATGAAGTTTTTATGGCCAGTGAGGACTGTTCTATTAGAAGTGTTTGCCCAAATCCTGATAAACTTTGGGCTCCAAAGGCTGGTGAACCAGTAATAGTGGAACTTGAAAACTAA
- a CDS encoding NAD(P)/FAD-dependent oxidoreductase: MKYVIIGNGVSSIGAIEGIRKRDGNGQITVLTEENFLTYGRPLISYYLAGKVGDDKLALRPEDFYEKNRVEVKLGCEVIKINCADKRVILRGGEEVEYDRLLLATGGTPFCPPLKGSDGEGVYFFTTLAHAKKLAQVVDKLKKVVVIGGGLIGLKAAESLFDRGVKVSIVELAPRVLSAAFDDIAGKIVANRLEEVGISIFCKTTAQEIKRDKAGNIKGVLLQNGKFLEADAVVIAIGVVPNISLAKDAGLKINRGIIVDKFLTTSDTNIFAAGDVAEAWDMLVDEPRVVPIWPNAYSQGYFAGQNMADAKVEYEGGIPMNSIGFYGLPTISIGIVNPPKDQDFEIEVFVDEEKEIYRKLVFKGDFLVGCVLVGDIDMAGRYAGYIRFQVPVKEEEVKFNLKNNKPTYLQWPEEIFQARWNKDARIR, from the coding sequence ATGAAATATGTAATTATTGGAAATGGAGTTAGTTCTATAGGGGCAATTGAAGGTATTAGAAAGAGAGATGGTAACGGACAAATAACTGTTCTTACAGAAGAAAATTTTTTAACTTACGGACGACCTCTTATTTCTTATTATTTGGCGGGCAAGGTAGGTGATGATAAGTTAGCTTTACGTCCAGAAGATTTTTATGAGAAAAATAGAGTAGAGGTAAAACTAGGATGTGAGGTGATTAAAATTAATTGTGCGGATAAGAGGGTGATCCTTCGGGGAGGCGAGGAAGTAGAATATGATAGGCTATTATTAGCCACAGGAGGGACGCCCTTTTGTCCACCTTTAAAGGGTAGTGACGGAGAGGGAGTTTATTTTTTTACTACTCTTGCACATGCTAAAAAATTAGCTCAAGTTGTTGATAAACTAAAAAAAGTAGTGGTTATTGGCGGAGGTTTGATAGGTCTTAAAGCAGCAGAAAGTTTGTTTGACAGAGGAGTAAAAGTAAGCATTGTAGAGTTAGCTCCTAGAGTTTTGAGTGCTGCTTTTGATGATATTGCAGGTAAGATAGTAGCTAATAGATTAGAAGAAGTAGGTATTTCTATTTTTTGTAAAACTACAGCGCAAGAAATAAAACGTGATAAAGCTGGGAATATAAAGGGAGTATTATTGCAAAATGGGAAGTTTTTAGAGGCAGACGCTGTAGTAATTGCAATAGGAGTGGTTCCTAATATTTCTTTGGCTAAAGATGCAGGTTTAAAAATTAATAGAGGAATTATTGTAGATAAGTTTTTAACCACTAGTGATACGAATATTTTTGCTGCCGGAGATGTTGCTGAAGCATGGGATATGTTAGTAGATGAGCCGAGAGTAGTCCCAATCTGGCCAAATGCTTATTCCCAAGGTTATTTTGCTGGCCAGAATATGGCAGATGCAAAGGTTGAATATGAGGGTGGTATTCCTATGAACTCTATTGGATTTTATGGATTGCCTACTATATCTATTGGAATAGTAAATCCACCTAAAGATCAAGATTTTGAAATAGAAGTATTTGTTGATGAAGAAAAAGAAATTTATAGAAAATTAGTCTTTAAAGGTGATTTCTTAGTCGGATGTGTATTAGTAGGTGATATAGATATGGCAGGAAGATATGCTGGTTATATTCGTTTTCAAGTCCCAGTAAAAGAAGAGGAAGTTAAGTTTAATTTAAAAAATAATAAGCCTACTTACTTACAGTGGCCTGAAGAGATTTTTCAAGCTCGTTGGAATAAAGATGCGAGAATAAGATAA
- a CDS encoding 4Fe-4S dicluster domain-containing protein, which produces MKRVYVNPEVCIGCKLCELACLTEHSESKDLILAYTQERQQGLLPRNTVEESGWITASLNCRHCEEPYCVQACISGALQKDKESGRVVYNEKQCVGCWSCLMACPFGAIKRHPIKEKIVKCDLCPERDIPACVSACPNQALTFEEK; this is translated from the coding sequence ATGAAGAGAGTTTATGTTAATCCAGAGGTTTGTATAGGGTGCAAGCTCTGTGAGTTAGCTTGTTTAACAGAGCATTCAGAAAGTAAAGATTTGATTTTAGCTTATACTCAAGAACGTCAGCAAGGACTTTTGCCAAGGAATACGGTAGAAGAGTCGGGCTGGATTACAGCTTCTTTAAACTGTAGACATTGCGAGGAACCTTATTGTGTTCAAGCTTGTATTTCAGGTGCTTTACAAAAAGACAAAGAAAGTGGCCGCGTGGTTTACAATGAGAAGCAATGTGTTGGATGCTGGTCATGTTTAATGGCCTGTCCTTTTGGAGCAATTAAAAGGCATCCTATTAAAGAAAAGATTGTGAAGTGTGATTTGTGTCCTGAGAGAGATATTCCAGCTTGTGTAAGTGCCTGTCCTAATCAGGCGTTAACCTTTGAGGAAAAATAA
- a CDS encoding glutamate synthase-related protein: MLYQPIIQNYHDFIVERDRDLCINCRVCERQCSYLVHYWDENRQRVMHDSSKCVGCHRCEAMCPTGAIVIKRNPSQFRENSHWKPWFLKNVYKQAEKGGVLLSGMGNPQPYPVYWDHLLLDASQVTNPSIDPLREPMELRTYLGSKPDVLQFEEKEEKVSLKTELSPQIKLNYPIMFSAMSYGSINFNLHIAMAKAATELGIVYNTGEGGLHPDLYKYGPNTIVQVASGRFGVHRDYLNAGCGIEIKIGQGAKPGIGGHLPGEKVDAGVSLTRMIPVGSDALSPAPHHDIYSIEDLRQLIYALKEATEYRVPVSVKIAAVHNAAAIASGIVRAGADIVAVDGFKGGTGAAPTMIRDNVGIPAELALAAIDQRLRDEGIRNRASIVIAGGIRCSADVVKAIALGADAVYIGSAALVAVGCTMCQRCYTGKCPWGIATNVPSLARRQNPEIAKKRLVNLVKGWAHEIEEMLGGMGLNSIESLRGNREKLRAVGLNEVELDIFRVKPAGR, from the coding sequence TTGCTGTATCAACCAATTATTCAGAACTATCATGATTTTATTGTAGAGCGAGATAGAGATTTATGTATTAACTGTCGAGTTTGTGAAAGGCAGTGTTCTTACCTTGTACATTATTGGGATGAGAATAGGCAGAGGGTCATGCATGACAGTTCCAAGTGTGTGGGGTGTCATAGGTGTGAAGCTATGTGTCCTACAGGAGCTATAGTTATTAAGCGTAATCCTTCTCAGTTTAGAGAAAATTCTCATTGGAAGCCTTGGTTTTTGAAAAATGTTTATAAACAGGCAGAGAAGGGTGGTGTATTGTTAAGCGGTATGGGAAACCCTCAGCCTTATCCTGTTTATTGGGATCATTTGCTTTTGGATGCTAGTCAGGTAACTAATCCTTCTATTGATCCTTTACGAGAACCCATGGAGTTAAGGACGTACTTGGGATCAAAACCAGATGTTTTGCAATTTGAAGAAAAAGAAGAAAAGGTTAGTTTAAAAACAGAATTAAGTCCTCAAATAAAATTAAACTATCCTATAATGTTTTCAGCCATGTCTTATGGCTCTATTAATTTTAATTTACATATTGCAATGGCCAAAGCTGCTACAGAGTTGGGTATTGTTTATAATACTGGAGAAGGAGGTTTACACCCTGACCTTTATAAATATGGTCCTAATACTATTGTTCAAGTAGCTTCTGGTCGATTTGGCGTACATAGAGATTATTTAAATGCTGGATGTGGTATAGAAATTAAGATAGGACAAGGAGCTAAGCCTGGTATAGGTGGACACTTGCCAGGAGAAAAAGTAGATGCAGGAGTGTCCTTGACTAGAATGATTCCTGTGGGTTCGGATGCATTGTCTCCTGCACCTCATCATGATATTTATTCGATAGAAGACTTACGACAACTTATTTATGCCTTAAAAGAAGCTACAGAGTATAGAGTCCCTGTTTCTGTAAAAATAGCAGCAGTGCATAATGCAGCAGCAATTGCCTCTGGTATAGTTAGAGCTGGGGCAGATATTGTGGCGGTAGATGGTTTTAAGGGAGGGACTGGAGCTGCGCCAACTATGATTCGAGATAATGTAGGAATACCTGCAGAGCTTGCTTTAGCTGCAATTGATCAAAGATTAAGAGATGAGGGTATTAGGAATAGAGCTTCTATAGTAATTGCTGGTGGAATACGGTGTAGTGCAGATGTAGTGAAGGCAATAGCCTTGGGTGCTGATGCTGTCTATATTGGTTCAGCAGCATTAGTTGCAGTAGGTTGTACAATGTGTCAGCGCTGTTATACAGGAAAATGTCCTTGGGGTATTGCTACTAATGTTCCTTCTTTAGCAAGAAGACAAAACCCAGAAATTGCTAAGAAAAGGTTAGTAAATCTTGTAAAGGGATGGGCCCATGAAATAGAAGAGATGCTGGGTGGTATGGGATTGAATTCTATTGAGAGCCTTAGAGGTAATAGAGAAAAATTAAGAGCTGTTGGCTTAAATGAAGTGGAATTAGATATTTTTAGAGTAAAACCTGCAGGAAGGTAA
- a CDS encoding bifunctional folylpolyglutamate synthase/dihydrofolate synthase produces MFKTIQEVNKYLSQLGLFKMKLGLDRVQAGLKKINLNPDFCPIVHIVGTNGKGSTAHFLESLSRSHGLKTGLFTSPHLISVKERIKINNTTLSNEEWIESANYILQNCKSLKLTYFEFIFLLACFIFKEHKVDIAFFEAGLGGKFDATNVLYPFITLFTPISLDHTQILGSNISQIAQDKAGVIKKSLVVSAKQTSTAKSILIETAKNKNVLFKYAPDYSIVTDNCLIYYPWEMNLPISPYLLDFQKENLQLVFSAWDAIVSFFQLKTSSQLILEAINNTFIMGRLQQVSKDPDIYLDVAHNPAALSLLKKTLSKLKIFPQTVVFSCLKDKDIQTMLKILKEISPNIYFCQIPSNSRSLLAQDISSKFNLPFFSSIKQSLNYSSQQKSVLFCGSFYLLSEIFKLKPRWQNINFLLKKNKNF; encoded by the coding sequence ATGTTTAAAACAATACAAGAAGTTAATAAATATTTAAGCCAACTTGGCCTATTTAAAATGAAATTAGGTCTAGATCGAGTACAAGCTGGTTTAAAAAAAATTAACTTAAATCCAGATTTTTGTCCTATTGTTCACATAGTAGGCACAAACGGAAAAGGCTCTACCGCCCATTTTTTAGAAAGCCTCTCACGTAGTCATGGCTTAAAAACAGGCCTTTTTACTTCTCCTCACTTAATTAGTGTCAAAGAGCGGATTAAAATAAACAACACCACCCTATCCAATGAAGAATGGATAGAATCTGCCAACTACATTTTACAAAATTGTAAATCACTAAAACTAACTTATTTTGAATTTATCTTTTTATTAGCATGTTTTATCTTTAAAGAGCACAAAGTAGATATTGCTTTTTTTGAAGCAGGACTAGGAGGAAAGTTTGACGCAACAAATGTCTTATATCCTTTTATTACTCTATTTACACCTATTAGCTTAGATCACACCCAAATTCTTGGCTCTAATATATCTCAAATTGCTCAAGACAAAGCAGGTGTTATAAAAAAATCTCTGGTAGTAAGCGCTAAGCAAACTTCTACAGCTAAATCTATTCTTATAGAAACAGCAAAAAACAAAAATGTTTTATTTAAATATGCTCCTGACTATTCTATAGTTACAGATAACTGCTTAATATACTATCCCTGGGAAATGAATCTACCTATTTCTCCTTATCTTTTGGACTTCCAAAAAGAAAATTTGCAGTTAGTGTTTTCAGCCTGGGATGCTATTGTTTCTTTTTTTCAGCTCAAAACTTCTTCCCAATTAATCCTAGAAGCTATTAACAATACTTTTATTATGGGAAGACTACAACAGGTCTCTAAAGACCCTGATATATATCTAGATGTAGCTCATAATCCTGCTGCTCTATCTTTACTTAAAAAAACTCTTTCAAAGTTAAAAATTTTTCCCCAAACGGTTGTTTTTAGCTGTTTAAAAGATAAAGATATTCAAACCATGTTAAAAATTCTAAAAGAAATTTCTCCTAATATTTATTTTTGTCAAATTCCTTCTAACTCAAGAAGTCTTCTAGCCCAAGACATTAGTAGTAAATTTAACTTACCTTTCTTCTCATCTATCAAACAATCTTTAAATTATTCATCTCAACAAAAAAGTGTATTATTTTGTGGCTCTTTTTATCTATTATCTGAAATTTTCAAACTAAAACCTAGGTGGCAAAATATCAATTTTTTACTTAAAAAAAATAAAAATTTTTAA
- a CDS encoding AzlD domain-containing protein, translating into MLEIIIGAIANLLTRFLPFIFLKRYSKKFLFLKDELPVVLLTILTLYTIFPTGEVNLNELKFRLIGIIVTSILHLFFRQFLLSVFVGSFCYILLINF; encoded by the coding sequence ATGCTTGAAATAATTATTGGCGCAATAGCAAATTTATTAACTAGATTTTTACCTTTTATCTTCTTAAAAAGATACTCTAAGAAATTTTTATTTTTAAAAGATGAATTGCCAGTTGTTTTACTTACTATTTTAACTCTATATACAATTTTTCCAACTGGAGAAGTAAATTTAAATGAATTAAAATTCAGGCTTATAGGAATAATTGTAACTAGTATTTTGCATCTATTTTTTAGACAATTTTTATTGTCTGTATTTGTAGGTAGTTTTTGTTATATTTTATTGATAAATTTTTAA
- a CDS encoding AzlC family ABC transporter permease — MKFLKVFKDTLPIFISYFALSFSFGILAVKRGINPYVAISMSIFIYSGSLQFLLLMIYNKLTLLDIFITSFLLNFRQFFYSLSFLDRYKNHFYKIFTLTDETFAILIHQKENPKYDLYVSIFNHFYWVFGTICGIIFAQLVNFELKGLDFILVSLFVVILIENILKTRNIFPVLLGSIVFFIFYLLEIKNILIFSIVCSFFIIYLRRRHA; from the coding sequence ATGAAATTTTTAAAAGTATTTAAAGATACTCTTCCTATTTTTATAAGTTATTTTGCTTTGAGTTTTTCTTTTGGAATATTAGCTGTAAAGAGAGGAATAAATCCATATGTTGCTATTTCAATGTCTATATTTATATATTCTGGGTCCTTACAGTTTTTACTTCTAATGATATATAATAAGTTAACATTATTAGATATCTTTATCACTTCATTTCTGTTAAATTTTAGACAATTTTTCTATTCTTTAAGTTTTTTAGACAGATATAAGAACCATTTTTATAAAATTTTTACTCTTACAGATGAAACTTTTGCTATTTTAATTCATCAAAAAGAAAACCCAAAATATGATTTGTATGTATCTATCTTTAATCACTTTTATTGGGTTTTTGGAACCATATGTGGAATTATTTTTGCGCAACTTGTTAATTTCGAATTAAAAGGATTAGATTTTATTTTGGTTAGTTTATTTGTGGTTATTTTAATTGAAAATATTTTAAAAACAAGGAACATTTTTCCAGTTTTATTAGGCAGTATAGTTTTTTTTATATTTTATTTATTAGAAATAAAAAATATTTTAATTTTTTCAATTGTTTGTTCATTCTTCATAATTTATTTAAGGCGTAGACATGCTTGA
- the selA gene encoding L-seryl-tRNA(Sec) selenium transferase, whose product MSNNLYAKLPSTERLIQVMQQHFYDTPNLLLKTKINEYLENLRQQIKKGNISKIDLEEKTLIKNLLSFLNFELKPHFREVINGTGVVVHTNLGRSLLSKKALDAVCQACSHYSNLEFNLNTGKRGSRYSHVEEILCLLTGAESALVVNNNAAAVLIMLDTLAKEKEVIVSRGELVEIGGSFRIPDVMQKSGAILKEVGTTNRTHLKDYEQAINENTACIMKVHTSNYRIIGFHKSVSLEELVKLGAKYHLPIIEDMGSGNFISFSKYGFSQLNEPTVQESIKVGLDLVSFSGDKLLGGPQAGIIVGKKDIVDKIKQNPLNRALRIDKMTLSALEATLRLYLDEATALKEIPTLNLIFTPLTTLKNRARRLKNLLSKIHELEVKTVKSTSRVGGGSLPEKDISTYVVQIKMKNLSAEKLRQKLLKTTPPLIGRIEDDIFCLDVRTILSKEINLIYQIFSQQIGSGNA is encoded by the coding sequence TTGTCTAACAACTTATATGCCAAGTTGCCCTCAACAGAACGATTAATCCAAGTTATGCAGCAACATTTTTACGACACTCCCAATCTACTTCTTAAAACTAAAATAAACGAATATCTTGAAAATTTACGCCAACAGATAAAAAAGGGAAATATATCAAAAATAGATTTAGAAGAAAAAACTCTTATAAAAAATCTTCTCTCTTTTTTAAATTTTGAATTAAAACCACACTTTAGAGAGGTTATAAACGGTACAGGCGTAGTAGTACACACTAATTTAGGACGTTCTCTCTTGTCTAAAAAAGCCTTGGATGCTGTTTGCCAAGCTTGTTCTCACTATTCTAATCTAGAATTCAATCTAAACACAGGTAAAAGAGGGAGTAGGTATTCTCATGTAGAAGAAATATTATGTCTACTTACAGGAGCAGAATCAGCATTAGTAGTAAATAATAATGCAGCAGCAGTTTTAATAATGTTAGACACATTAGCCAAAGAAAAAGAAGTTATTGTTTCTAGGGGAGAGTTAGTTGAAATAGGTGGATCTTTTCGTATCCCTGATGTCATGCAAAAAAGTGGAGCTATCTTAAAAGAAGTAGGCACTACTAATCGCACACATTTAAAAGATTATGAACAAGCAATAAATGAAAACACTGCTTGTATAATGAAAGTTCATACTTCTAATTATAGAATTATTGGTTTCCATAAATCTGTTTCTCTAGAAGAATTGGTGAAATTAGGTGCAAAATATCATCTTCCAATAATAGAAGATATGGGTAGTGGAAATTTCATCTCTTTTTCCAAATATGGGTTTTCTCAACTAAATGAACCCACTGTACAAGAATCCATAAAAGTTGGACTTGATTTAGTATCATTTAGTGGAGACAAACTATTAGGAGGACCGCAAGCAGGAATCATTGTAGGTAAAAAAGATATTGTAGATAAAATAAAACAAAATCCATTAAATAGAGCCCTTAGGATAGATAAAATGACATTATCTGCCTTAGAAGCTACTCTACGACTTTATCTAGATGAAGCAACAGCTTTAAAAGAAATTCCCACTTTAAATCTCATCTTCACTCCTCTTACTACTTTAAAAAATAGAGCAAGACGTTTAAAAAATCTTTTAAGTAAAATACATGAACTTGAGGTCAAAACAGTAAAATCTACCTCTAGAGTTGGTGGGGGGTCTTTACCAGAAAAAGATATCTCTACTTATGTGGTACAAATTAAAATGAAAAATTTAAGTGCTGAAAAGCTTCGTCAAAAATTACTTAAAACTACACCTCCTTTAATAGGAAGAATAGAAGATGATATCTTTTGCCTTGACGTAAGAACAATTTTATCTAAAGAAATAAATCTTATATATCAAATTTTTAGCCAACAAATAGGATCTGGTAATGCATAA
- a CDS encoding UDP-glucuronic acid decarboxylase family protein has product MHKGEFKHLTTKKILITGGSGFIGSHLCEQLLSQGYEIICCDNFYTGQKQNIYHLLNNPKFELLRHDITFPLYLEVDEIYNLACPASPIHYQFDPVQTLKTCVHGSINMLGLAKRVKAKIFQASTSEVYGDPEIHPQPETYWGKVNPIGPRSCYDEGKRCAETLFFDYHRQHKLEIKVGRIFNTYGPRMHPNDGRVVSNFILQALQNKPLTVYGKGEQTRSFCYVDDLVKAIIKFMNTPSDITGPINLGNPAEISILELAETIITLTNSRSKIEFKPLPENDPTRRKPDISLAQKILNWQPTTSLEKGLMQTIEYFEDYLKKVAQKIN; this is encoded by the coding sequence ATGCATAAAGGAGAATTTAAACATCTTACTACTAAAAAAATCCTAATCACAGGTGGTTCTGGTTTTATTGGCTCTCATCTCTGTGAACAACTCTTATCTCAGGGATATGAGATAATTTGTTGTGACAACTTTTATACAGGTCAAAAACAAAATATTTACCACTTATTAAATAATCCTAAATTTGAACTTTTAAGACATGATATAACTTTCCCTTTATATTTAGAAGTAGATGAAATATACAATCTAGCTTGTCCTGCCTCACCAATTCATTATCAATTTGATCCAGTCCAGACCTTAAAAACCTGTGTGCACGGCAGTATAAATATGCTTGGTTTAGCGAAAAGAGTTAAGGCGAAAATCTTCCAGGCCTCGACTTCAGAAGTATATGGAGATCCAGAAATACACCCCCAACCAGAAACTTACTGGGGCAAAGTAAACCCAATTGGACCACGCTCATGCTATGATGAAGGAAAAAGATGTGCTGAAACTCTATTTTTTGACTATCACAGACAGCATAAACTAGAAATAAAAGTTGGAAGAATTTTTAACACTTACGGTCCTCGTATGCACCCTAATGACGGACGAGTAGTGAGTAATTTTATTTTGCAAGCACTTCAAAATAAGCCACTTACAGTATATGGTAAGGGCGAACAAACCAGATCATTTTGTTATGTAGATGACTTAGTAAAAGCGATCATAAAGTTCATGAACACCCCTTCGGATATTACAGGGCCAATTAACTTAGGAAATCCTGCTGAAATTTCTATCCTAGAATTAGCTGAAACTATTATAACCTTAACAAATTCTAGATCAAAAATAGAATTCAAGCCATTGCCTGAAAATGACCCAACTAGACGAAAACCAGACATAAGTTTGGCCCAAAAAATATTAAATTGGCAACCTACTACATCTTTAGAAAAGGGGTTAATGCAGACCATTGAATATTTTGAAGATTACTTAAAAAAAGTTGCTCAAAAAATTAATTAA